From the genome of Gallus gallus isolate bGalGal1 chromosome 24, bGalGal1.mat.broiler.GRCg7b, whole genome shotgun sequence, one region includes:
- the TMPRSS13 gene encoding transmembrane protease serine 13 isoform X3, whose translation MEGKTSPTTASPSSLHASAASSIFSIRPPQPRENVLGISFKPYSPDSIPAPVPCTACESTRSSMFRAPCMSQRRLALIFCVSVLIVLIVALILLFMFWRSQTGIVYKEPAETCKDDPVRCDGVVDCSQRSDELGCVRFSSDQSLLHVYSSTENQWLPVCSSAWDESFSRKTCRQLGFQNASQTEYVPLHISGKSLTVADERDTIQQSLNSSQCLTGKFVSLRCTSKRAVQQGMLTRAACGQRISGRIIGGKETSVSKWPWQVSVQYGPVHICGGTIIDAQWVLTAAHCFFMNSMKILDDWKVYGGVSDLKQPMEGIPVSQVIINSNYSDDHDDYDIALMKLSRPLTLSAQIRPACLPMHGQRFQTGRSCFITGFGKTRENEDNTSPKLREAEVKLIDYKICNSDKVYEGYLTPRMMCAGYLQGGKDACQGDSGGPLVCEDNGRWYVAGVTSWGTGCGQKNKPGVYTRVTKLLSWIYSKMESENN comes from the exons GTTTCAAGCCCTACAGCCCTGATTCCATCCCGGCCCCGGTGCCGTGCACGGCCTGCGAGAGCACAC GATCCTCCATGTTCAGAGCTCCCTGCATGAGCCAGCGGCGGCTCGCGCTCATCTTCTGCGTCTCCGTCCTTATCGTGCTGATCGTCGCCCTCATCCTGCTGT TTATGTTCTGGCGGTCGCAGACCGGCATCGTGTACAAGGAGCCCGCAGAGACCTGCAAGGACGACCCCGTGCGCTGTGACGGCGTGGTGGACTGCTCCCAGAGGAGCGACGAGCTGGGCTGCG TGCGGTTCAGCTCCGATCAGTCCTTGCTCCACGTCTACTCCAGCACTGAGAACCAGTGGCTGCCGGTGTGCAGCAGCGCCTGGGACGAGTCCTTCTCTAGAAAGACCTGCCGGCAGCTGGGCTTCCAGAA CGCGTCGCAGACAGAATACGTCCCCCTGCACATCTCTGGCAAGAGCCTCACGGTGGCGGATGAGCGGGACACCATCCAGCAGAGCCTCAACAG ctcccagtgtCTGACGGGCAAATTTGTCTCCCTGCGGTGTACAAGTAAGCGGGCTGTCCAGCAAGGCATGCTGacaagggcag cctgtgggcagaGGATTTCGGGCCGAATCATCGGAGGGAAGGAAACCTCGGTGAGCAAATGGCCCTGGCAGGTCAGCGTGCAGTACGGGCCCGTCCACATCTGTGGTGGTACCATCATCGATGCGCAGTGGGTGCTCACCGCCGCTCACTGCTTCTTCAT GAACAGCATGAAGATCCTCGACGACTGGAAGGTGTACGGTGGGGTGTCGGACCTCAAGCAGCCCATGGAGGGCATCCCAGTCTCCCAGGTCATCATCAACTCCAACTACAGTGATGACCACGACGACTATGACATTGCTCTCATGAAGCTCTCCCGGCCGCTGACGCTCTCAG CTCAGATTCGCCCAGCCTGCCTCCCCATGCACGGCCAGCGGTTCCAGACCGGCAGGTCCTGCTTCATCACCGGCTTTGGGAAGACCAGGGAGAACGAAg ATAACACCTCCCCAAAGCTGCGGGAGGCCGAGGTCAAACTCATTGACTACAAGATCTGCAACAGTGACAAGGTGTACGAGGGCTACCTGACCCCGCGCATGATGTGCGCTGGGTACCTGCAGGGGGGGAAGGATGCGTGCCAG GGGGACAGCGGGGGGCCCCTGGTGTGCGAGGACAACGGCCGCTGGTATGTGGCTGGTGTGACGAGCTGGGGGACGGGATGTGGCCAGAAGAACAAGCCTGGGGTATACACACGTGTGACGAAACTCCTCAGCTGGATCTACAGCAAAATGGAG AGCGAGAACAACTGA
- the TMPRSS13 gene encoding transmembrane protease serine 13 isoform X5, with protein sequence MFRAPCMSQRRLALIFCVSVLIVLIVALILLFMFWRSQTGIVYKEPAETCKDDPVRCDGVVDCSQRSDELGCVRFSSDQSLLHVYSSTENQWLPVCSSAWDESFSRKTCRQLGFQNASQTEYVPLHISGKSLTVADERDTIQQSLNSSQCLTGKFVSLRCTSKRAVQQGMLTRAACGQRISGRIIGGKETSVSKWPWQVSVQYGPVHICGGTIIDAQWVLTAAHCFFMNSMKILDDWKVYGGVSDLKQPMEGIPVSQVIINSNYSDDHDDYDIALMKLSRPLTLSAQIRPACLPMHGQRFQTGRSCFITGFGKTRENEALQKVCEKQQLAPSYSGGPRLALPDGSSCLADNTSPKLREAEVKLIDYKICNSDKVYEGYLTPRMMCAGYLQGGKDACQGDSGGPLVCEDNGRWYVAGVTSWGTGCGQKNKPGVYTRVTKLLSWIYSKMESENN encoded by the exons ATGTTCAGAGCTCCCTGCATGAGCCAGCGGCGGCTCGCGCTCATCTTCTGCGTCTCCGTCCTTATCGTGCTGATCGTCGCCCTCATCCTGCTGT TTATGTTCTGGCGGTCGCAGACCGGCATCGTGTACAAGGAGCCCGCAGAGACCTGCAAGGACGACCCCGTGCGCTGTGACGGCGTGGTGGACTGCTCCCAGAGGAGCGACGAGCTGGGCTGCG TGCGGTTCAGCTCCGATCAGTCCTTGCTCCACGTCTACTCCAGCACTGAGAACCAGTGGCTGCCGGTGTGCAGCAGCGCCTGGGACGAGTCCTTCTCTAGAAAGACCTGCCGGCAGCTGGGCTTCCAGAA CGCGTCGCAGACAGAATACGTCCCCCTGCACATCTCTGGCAAGAGCCTCACGGTGGCGGATGAGCGGGACACCATCCAGCAGAGCCTCAACAG ctcccagtgtCTGACGGGCAAATTTGTCTCCCTGCGGTGTACAAGTAAGCGGGCTGTCCAGCAAGGCATGCTGacaagggcag cctgtgggcagaGGATTTCGGGCCGAATCATCGGAGGGAAGGAAACCTCGGTGAGCAAATGGCCCTGGCAGGTCAGCGTGCAGTACGGGCCCGTCCACATCTGTGGTGGTACCATCATCGATGCGCAGTGGGTGCTCACCGCCGCTCACTGCTTCTTCAT GAACAGCATGAAGATCCTCGACGACTGGAAGGTGTACGGTGGGGTGTCGGACCTCAAGCAGCCCATGGAGGGCATCCCAGTCTCCCAGGTCATCATCAACTCCAACTACAGTGATGACCACGACGACTATGACATTGCTCTCATGAAGCTCTCCCGGCCGCTGACGCTCTCAG CTCAGATTCGCCCAGCCTGCCTCCCCATGCACGGCCAGCGGTTCCAGACCGGCAGGTCCTGCTTCATCACCGGCTTTGGGAAGACCAGGGAGAACGAAg ctctgcagaaggtgtgcgagaagcagcagcttgctCCCTCCTACAGCGGGGGACCGAGGCTGGCCCTGCCCGACGGCTCCTCCTGCCTTGCAGATAACACCTCCCCAAAGCTGCGGGAGGCCGAGGTCAAACTCATTGACTACAAGATCTGCAACAGTGACAAGGTGTACGAGGGCTACCTGACCCCGCGCATGATGTGCGCTGGGTACCTGCAGGGGGGGAAGGATGCGTGCCAG GGGGACAGCGGGGGGCCCCTGGTGTGCGAGGACAACGGCCGCTGGTATGTGGCTGGTGTGACGAGCTGGGGGACGGGATGTGGCCAGAAGAACAAGCCTGGGGTATACACACGTGTGACGAAACTCCTCAGCTGGATCTACAGCAAAATGGAG AGCGAGAACAACTGA
- the TMPRSS13 gene encoding transmembrane protease serine 13 isoform X2 encodes MEGKTSPTTASPSSLHASAASSIFSIRPPQPRENVLGISFKPYSPDSIPAPVPCTACESTRSSMFRAPCMSQRRLALIFCVSVLIVLIVALILLFMFWRSQTGIVYKEPAETCKDDPVRCDGVVDCSQRSDELGCVRFSSDQSLLHVYSSTENQWLPVCSSAWDESFSRKTCRQLGFQNASQTEYVPLHISGKSLTVADERDTIQQSLNSSQCLTGKFVSLRCTTCGQRISGRIIGGKETSVSKWPWQVSVQYGPVHICGGTIIDAQWVLTAAHCFFMNSMKILDDWKVYGGVSDLKQPMEGIPVSQVIINSNYSDDHDDYDIALMKLSRPLTLSAQIRPACLPMHGQRFQTGRSCFITGFGKTRENEALQKVCEKQQLAPSYSGGPRLALPDGSSCLADNTSPKLREAEVKLIDYKICNSDKVYEGYLTPRMMCAGYLQGGKDACQGDSGGPLVCEDNGRWYVAGVTSWGTGCGQKNKPGVYTRVTKLLSWIYSKMESENN; translated from the exons GTTTCAAGCCCTACAGCCCTGATTCCATCCCGGCCCCGGTGCCGTGCACGGCCTGCGAGAGCACAC GATCCTCCATGTTCAGAGCTCCCTGCATGAGCCAGCGGCGGCTCGCGCTCATCTTCTGCGTCTCCGTCCTTATCGTGCTGATCGTCGCCCTCATCCTGCTGT TTATGTTCTGGCGGTCGCAGACCGGCATCGTGTACAAGGAGCCCGCAGAGACCTGCAAGGACGACCCCGTGCGCTGTGACGGCGTGGTGGACTGCTCCCAGAGGAGCGACGAGCTGGGCTGCG TGCGGTTCAGCTCCGATCAGTCCTTGCTCCACGTCTACTCCAGCACTGAGAACCAGTGGCTGCCGGTGTGCAGCAGCGCCTGGGACGAGTCCTTCTCTAGAAAGACCTGCCGGCAGCTGGGCTTCCAGAA CGCGTCGCAGACAGAATACGTCCCCCTGCACATCTCTGGCAAGAGCCTCACGGTGGCGGATGAGCGGGACACCATCCAGCAGAGCCTCAACAG ctcccagtgtCTGACGGGCAAATTTGTCTCCCTGCGGTGTACAA cctgtgggcagaGGATTTCGGGCCGAATCATCGGAGGGAAGGAAACCTCGGTGAGCAAATGGCCCTGGCAGGTCAGCGTGCAGTACGGGCCCGTCCACATCTGTGGTGGTACCATCATCGATGCGCAGTGGGTGCTCACCGCCGCTCACTGCTTCTTCAT GAACAGCATGAAGATCCTCGACGACTGGAAGGTGTACGGTGGGGTGTCGGACCTCAAGCAGCCCATGGAGGGCATCCCAGTCTCCCAGGTCATCATCAACTCCAACTACAGTGATGACCACGACGACTATGACATTGCTCTCATGAAGCTCTCCCGGCCGCTGACGCTCTCAG CTCAGATTCGCCCAGCCTGCCTCCCCATGCACGGCCAGCGGTTCCAGACCGGCAGGTCCTGCTTCATCACCGGCTTTGGGAAGACCAGGGAGAACGAAg ctctgcagaaggtgtgcgagaagcagcagcttgctCCCTCCTACAGCGGGGGACCGAGGCTGGCCCTGCCCGACGGCTCCTCCTGCCTTGCAGATAACACCTCCCCAAAGCTGCGGGAGGCCGAGGTCAAACTCATTGACTACAAGATCTGCAACAGTGACAAGGTGTACGAGGGCTACCTGACCCCGCGCATGATGTGCGCTGGGTACCTGCAGGGGGGGAAGGATGCGTGCCAG GGGGACAGCGGGGGGCCCCTGGTGTGCGAGGACAACGGCCGCTGGTATGTGGCTGGTGTGACGAGCTGGGGGACGGGATGTGGCCAGAAGAACAAGCCTGGGGTATACACACGTGTGACGAAACTCCTCAGCTGGATCTACAGCAAAATGGAG AGCGAGAACAACTGA
- the TMPRSS13 gene encoding transmembrane protease serine 13 isoform X1 codes for MEGKTSPTTASPSSLHASAASSIFSIRPPQPRENVLGISFKPYSPDSIPAPVPCTACESTRSSMFRAPCMSQRRLALIFCVSVLIVLIVALILLFMFWRSQTGIVYKEPAETCKDDPVRCDGVVDCSQRSDELGCVRFSSDQSLLHVYSSTENQWLPVCSSAWDESFSRKTCRQLGFQNASQTEYVPLHISGKSLTVADERDTIQQSLNSSQCLTGKFVSLRCTSKRAVQQGMLTRAACGQRISGRIIGGKETSVSKWPWQVSVQYGPVHICGGTIIDAQWVLTAAHCFFMNSMKILDDWKVYGGVSDLKQPMEGIPVSQVIINSNYSDDHDDYDIALMKLSRPLTLSAQIRPACLPMHGQRFQTGRSCFITGFGKTRENEALQKVCEKQQLAPSYSGGPRLALPDGSSCLADNTSPKLREAEVKLIDYKICNSDKVYEGYLTPRMMCAGYLQGGKDACQGDSGGPLVCEDNGRWYVAGVTSWGTGCGQKNKPGVYTRVTKLLSWIYSKMESENN; via the exons GTTTCAAGCCCTACAGCCCTGATTCCATCCCGGCCCCGGTGCCGTGCACGGCCTGCGAGAGCACAC GATCCTCCATGTTCAGAGCTCCCTGCATGAGCCAGCGGCGGCTCGCGCTCATCTTCTGCGTCTCCGTCCTTATCGTGCTGATCGTCGCCCTCATCCTGCTGT TTATGTTCTGGCGGTCGCAGACCGGCATCGTGTACAAGGAGCCCGCAGAGACCTGCAAGGACGACCCCGTGCGCTGTGACGGCGTGGTGGACTGCTCCCAGAGGAGCGACGAGCTGGGCTGCG TGCGGTTCAGCTCCGATCAGTCCTTGCTCCACGTCTACTCCAGCACTGAGAACCAGTGGCTGCCGGTGTGCAGCAGCGCCTGGGACGAGTCCTTCTCTAGAAAGACCTGCCGGCAGCTGGGCTTCCAGAA CGCGTCGCAGACAGAATACGTCCCCCTGCACATCTCTGGCAAGAGCCTCACGGTGGCGGATGAGCGGGACACCATCCAGCAGAGCCTCAACAG ctcccagtgtCTGACGGGCAAATTTGTCTCCCTGCGGTGTACAAGTAAGCGGGCTGTCCAGCAAGGCATGCTGacaagggcag cctgtgggcagaGGATTTCGGGCCGAATCATCGGAGGGAAGGAAACCTCGGTGAGCAAATGGCCCTGGCAGGTCAGCGTGCAGTACGGGCCCGTCCACATCTGTGGTGGTACCATCATCGATGCGCAGTGGGTGCTCACCGCCGCTCACTGCTTCTTCAT GAACAGCATGAAGATCCTCGACGACTGGAAGGTGTACGGTGGGGTGTCGGACCTCAAGCAGCCCATGGAGGGCATCCCAGTCTCCCAGGTCATCATCAACTCCAACTACAGTGATGACCACGACGACTATGACATTGCTCTCATGAAGCTCTCCCGGCCGCTGACGCTCTCAG CTCAGATTCGCCCAGCCTGCCTCCCCATGCACGGCCAGCGGTTCCAGACCGGCAGGTCCTGCTTCATCACCGGCTTTGGGAAGACCAGGGAGAACGAAg ctctgcagaaggtgtgcgagaagcagcagcttgctCCCTCCTACAGCGGGGGACCGAGGCTGGCCCTGCCCGACGGCTCCTCCTGCCTTGCAGATAACACCTCCCCAAAGCTGCGGGAGGCCGAGGTCAAACTCATTGACTACAAGATCTGCAACAGTGACAAGGTGTACGAGGGCTACCTGACCCCGCGCATGATGTGCGCTGGGTACCTGCAGGGGGGGAAGGATGCGTGCCAG GGGGACAGCGGGGGGCCCCTGGTGTGCGAGGACAACGGCCGCTGGTATGTGGCTGGTGTGACGAGCTGGGGGACGGGATGTGGCCAGAAGAACAAGCCTGGGGTATACACACGTGTGACGAAACTCCTCAGCTGGATCTACAGCAAAATGGAG AGCGAGAACAACTGA
- the TMPRSS13 gene encoding transmembrane protease serine 13 isoform X4, which translates to MEGKTSPTTASPSSLHASAASSIFSIRPPQPRENVLGISFKPYSPDSIPAPVPCTACESTRSSMFRAPCMSQRRLALIFCVSVLIVLIVALILLFMFWRSQTGIVYKEPAETCKDDPVRCDGVVDCSQRSDELGCVRFSSDQSLLHVYSSTENQWLPVCSSAWDESFSRKTCRQLGFQNASQTEYVPLHISGKSLTVADERDTIQQSLNSSQCLTGKFVSLRCTTCGQRISGRIIGGKETSVSKWPWQVSVQYGPVHICGGTIIDAQWVLTAAHCFFMNSMKILDDWKVYGGVSDLKQPMEGIPVSQVIINSNYSDDHDDYDIALMKLSRPLTLSAQIRPACLPMHGQRFQTGRSCFITGFGKTRENEDNTSPKLREAEVKLIDYKICNSDKVYEGYLTPRMMCAGYLQGGKDACQGDSGGPLVCEDNGRWYVAGVTSWGTGCGQKNKPGVYTRVTKLLSWIYSKMESENN; encoded by the exons GTTTCAAGCCCTACAGCCCTGATTCCATCCCGGCCCCGGTGCCGTGCACGGCCTGCGAGAGCACAC GATCCTCCATGTTCAGAGCTCCCTGCATGAGCCAGCGGCGGCTCGCGCTCATCTTCTGCGTCTCCGTCCTTATCGTGCTGATCGTCGCCCTCATCCTGCTGT TTATGTTCTGGCGGTCGCAGACCGGCATCGTGTACAAGGAGCCCGCAGAGACCTGCAAGGACGACCCCGTGCGCTGTGACGGCGTGGTGGACTGCTCCCAGAGGAGCGACGAGCTGGGCTGCG TGCGGTTCAGCTCCGATCAGTCCTTGCTCCACGTCTACTCCAGCACTGAGAACCAGTGGCTGCCGGTGTGCAGCAGCGCCTGGGACGAGTCCTTCTCTAGAAAGACCTGCCGGCAGCTGGGCTTCCAGAA CGCGTCGCAGACAGAATACGTCCCCCTGCACATCTCTGGCAAGAGCCTCACGGTGGCGGATGAGCGGGACACCATCCAGCAGAGCCTCAACAG ctcccagtgtCTGACGGGCAAATTTGTCTCCCTGCGGTGTACAA cctgtgggcagaGGATTTCGGGCCGAATCATCGGAGGGAAGGAAACCTCGGTGAGCAAATGGCCCTGGCAGGTCAGCGTGCAGTACGGGCCCGTCCACATCTGTGGTGGTACCATCATCGATGCGCAGTGGGTGCTCACCGCCGCTCACTGCTTCTTCAT GAACAGCATGAAGATCCTCGACGACTGGAAGGTGTACGGTGGGGTGTCGGACCTCAAGCAGCCCATGGAGGGCATCCCAGTCTCCCAGGTCATCATCAACTCCAACTACAGTGATGACCACGACGACTATGACATTGCTCTCATGAAGCTCTCCCGGCCGCTGACGCTCTCAG CTCAGATTCGCCCAGCCTGCCTCCCCATGCACGGCCAGCGGTTCCAGACCGGCAGGTCCTGCTTCATCACCGGCTTTGGGAAGACCAGGGAGAACGAAg ATAACACCTCCCCAAAGCTGCGGGAGGCCGAGGTCAAACTCATTGACTACAAGATCTGCAACAGTGACAAGGTGTACGAGGGCTACCTGACCCCGCGCATGATGTGCGCTGGGTACCTGCAGGGGGGGAAGGATGCGTGCCAG GGGGACAGCGGGGGGCCCCTGGTGTGCGAGGACAACGGCCGCTGGTATGTGGCTGGTGTGACGAGCTGGGGGACGGGATGTGGCCAGAAGAACAAGCCTGGGGTATACACACGTGTGACGAAACTCCTCAGCTGGATCTACAGCAAAATGGAG AGCGAGAACAACTGA